The nucleotide sequence CTTGAGAACTTAATCAGCAGCTGTGTATAAAACGCGATCAGGAGCAATAAAGTAATGGTGAGGGAAGAcaggtttatagctgctgtaagcTAAGTGATAACGTaagaaataaaaggaataaaagactcTAACTCTGTGGTAGTAGTGGATCCGGTCTTATATGTATGCCGCTAATTAGTATGCAACTAGTGCATATTTTTTAGCAAGTTAAAGTGACACaattatttttcctctttcagCTTGAGGTGCAGTCTCCTCCTGGCACTCCCATCGGGTACGTGGTTCAGAACTGGCACCCTTGTTTACCCAAGTACACCATTCAAAACGAGAACAAGCAGGACATCCTGAAGATCGTGGGACCTTGCTGCACATTTAAATGTTGTTCCGATGTGAATTTTGAGGTATTTCTTTAAACCCCTCTGcatatctattttatttaataataattaaaataataataatgatgcagAATTCTGCATCGTAGTAATGTGATGAAACATCTCTGCGAACTTTGCTAATCCGCCGCCGAAGCCAAGTGCTAACATACGAATAAAAACAACTTCAGGTTTTGTCGATGGACGAAACGTCATCCGTGGGCCGCATCAGCAAGCAGTGGACAGGCTACCTACAAGAGGCTTTCACAGACGCAGACAATTTCGGGATCCAGTTCCCTCTGGATCTGGACGTGAAGATCAAGGCTGTTCTTCTCGGAGCCTGTTTTCTCATTGTAAGCTGTTATGTTAAGATTCAGATTGAACATTAAttaatgaaagagaaaaatattaaacaatgcTGCTTGGCTGTtgctctgtctgcctctctgcaGGACTTCATGTTCTTTGAGAACAAACAGAGCAGTAACTGAGCGGGAGGTTCCTTCCTGTGTAAGTATTATTCAGCTTTCTAATGTGTGGAAGTATTTAACATCACATTCGCTCATTGTCGCGGTTGTTCTCTTCACAGTGAGACGTCCAGACTGGCGTCTTTTTCGCTGGACAACCGTATACAGGACAATATACTCTTATTACAAATATTCAGCATATCTTTCACACACAGTGTGTCTCCATCTGAGTCTCCACACCCTCTGTTTGAAGACTTTATGGACACTCTGtacatgtatactgtatatgggaATCctcatttctgtgtgtttttgactTTGAAGCTCTAGATGGCAACATAGCGCAAGTTTCCAGTGCCCGCTTTAGGTCTCGTCACTGTGTCTACGCCTTAAATGTTACAAAACGTCTGCAGTTTAAAGAAAAGACCAAAGAGCCAGTCAGATTACTAAACCTTTATCCAACAGAAATACCAAAAGAACCACACTGAGTAGAATCCagtgtttttccccccatgccacagagcagaacacacacctacatCCTGCCCTCATTCCTGGTTGTGGAAAACAACAGGGGCGTGACTGAATGCCTCCTGTTTGATCAATAATGAAGGATGCGTCTAACAGAGGCGATTGATGTTTCACCCAACCCAGACGTCTGcggactctttttttttttttttttttttttttttatagaacttCCTAAAAATTCACACGACAAACTAAGATTTTGACTTTgaaacaggaacaggaaactCTGTGACCCTGATTTAGCAAATTAAAACCGGTGGCTTGTATGAGGATTAAACCTGGTCTGTATCTCTGTGAAGTATCTACCTAGTTGAAATCAGTTCATATCTATGAGCCATTTGATCCACTATCAATATTCCGTAGCAAGCTATACATAACGTAGATTGCACGTTTGATGCATTTGAGTGAATTTTGTCGCATCTAAACGGAGACGCTCTTGGTCAAACTGCACAAATATAACATTATTGCTTAATTGTTGAGGAAGATGAAGTGTATGAATCTTCACTGTGAAGGTTCACTAGTGTTATTCCAACCATTTCTCTTTACACTCAATCCTGATAAGGATCATGTCTCGTCCTGTCTGTCAAAGGTCAGtgatgtggaaatatatatatatatatatatatatatatatggaaacGCACAGCTTAATGATGTATTGAGACAGCAGATAAATATGCATCAACATCCTATCACGAACACTAACAGGGATGTATTTATTCTTGACATATATCTATTTGGGTCAAATCATATATTAGTGTTCACTCTCAATGCATGTAACGAAATATATTCTGCAATAAAGAAGCAAAAACAATTGgttttgttgtctttttggTCAAAGCAATACGGCGGCATCTGGTTccggattctgattggtcagaaggtgttggttGGTAGTCTATAGTGGTAGTAAGtgtagtgtagctgtaacagggTTCAAGGTTcagaggtgtgggtgtgttgctATATAAGATACCATCCGTAGTATCTTTAGCTCACTTATCATACCTTCCATGTTGCCATCACTGGAGACTTGTCTTCCTTTTCTGCTAACATTATATCAGGCTCCAGGAAGTTTTTACATACAAGAAAGCTGAATTTCTAGTCCTCTGTCGTCAGAAGGAAATCATTCATGGATCCAGCCAGTAAGTGGGTTTAAAAGCTCAAGTTATTATTTCTATGTGTCGTATCGATGATTGATAGATTTTTAACTACAAACAATATTTGCAGAGAGCGTGGCTCCGGAGGTCCAGGGTATGGTGATGAAACCGCTCGGATGTCCATCCGGGCTGGAGTACTTAACACAGGTGAGATATGAATAagtgattttaaaatgattgtATACAAAGCTTCTGAGCTTTTTATATGAACTGTGTCCTGTGACTATTaaatataggtgtgtatgtgtgtttatggctATTTatgacacactgtgtgtgtgtgtgtgtttggatcagaTCGACCAGCTTCTCATTCAGCAGAAACTGGAGCTGGCTGAAAGTGAGTGATTTTTAACTTTCTTCATTCAATTGTTTAGAAATCCTGAAACCTGTCAACTGGTTGGAGTTAGAATTTCCTCAGTGGGTTTCTCACTATCTTGATCTAGATCTTAAAATTTTCCACTGTACTGGTACATGGTTAAACTGATGGAAGGGTCAAACCAGCTAGAGTGAGGGGGAAACGGATCCCACGGTTCACGCTGGTATCGCCATCAGTTTTATCACAAGCGCCATAGACTTATTATTGCACCTAGTGGTCAGAAACAGGAACTGCACCATGGCCAAGTGGGGCAGGAATGACATTGCCCCATGCTTGCTCTTTGAACGTTTAGAACCAAGTGTGTTATTGACCCTAGATCGAAGCTTCTGGTCTGGATTGTCGTTATTTTGGGTCGTGAAgctacatttctctctctttgcaaTGCAGTTATTATAGGATGGGAATCCAGAAACAAGTACCTGGTGAAGAACACGCTCGGGCAGCAGATCTTCTATGTGGCCGAGGAGAATGATTGCTGCACCCGGAACTGCTGCGGACCGATTCGCTCCTTCGTCCTCCACATCGAGGACAACACGGGGCAGGAGGTGATCCGGATCACGAGACCGCTACGCTGCGACAGCTGCTTTTGCCCCTGCTGTCTGCAAGAGGTACTGTACCTTCTCCATATCTGCTATCTTCTCAATTAAAGGTCTCAGGAAGCATCAGAATGACGATTTAAACAGCTCATAGTCTTCCTGTTtgattttgtaatgtttttatggTGTGAAAAAGAACCGAGACTTCGGCCAGACCTCTCAATGGGGCGAATTTTACCGCTCTTGCATTCATGATATTTTACTAAGTTCAATGGCTGAAACATTCCACCATTTACAAAACCCAGTAGCTCcatgtatatttgtattttagtgAAATTTTACTCTTCAGATTCTCTTCAGGGGTCATTTATATTCACCAATGGACTTTTGCCACATGTCTATAGTGATATATAGATATGAGagatacatacactgatcaggcataacattatgaccacctgccaaatagTGTGTTGGTGCtacccaaaacagccctgacccgtcacacactgtgtattctgacatctttctgtcagaaccagcattaacttcagcaatttgagcaacagtagctcatctgttggatcggatcacacgggccagccttccctccccatgtgcatcaatgagcctcggttgtccatgaccctgtcgtcagTTCCCCACTgtttctttccttggaccacttttgatagatactgaccactgcagactgggaacaccccacaagagctgcagttttggagatagtCATCcagtccagccatcacaatttggcccttttgttCAAACTTgctgaaatccttacacttgtccagttttccagcttctaacacaccaactttgaggacaaaatgttgacttgctgcctaatatatcccacccactaacaggtgccatgatgagatgatcatcagtgttattcacttcacctctcactgctcataatgttatacctgatcggtgtatatagtatatttaaagtgactgaaactttttttttttttttttttaccttttttttaccttttgcAGCTTGAGGTTCAGTCTCCTCCAGGCACTCCCATCGGGTACGTGGTTCAGAACTGGCACCCCTGCTTACCCAAGTACACCATTCAAAACGAGAACAAGCAGGACGTCCTGAAGATCGCTGGACCTTGCTGGACCTGTAAATGTTGTTCCGATGTGAATTTTGAGgtagagatttttttaaatgtgaagaGATCGGTTCGGACCTCTGCTCTGGGAGTTATGCTTTACtggaagggtgccaatacttttggaattTGGCTGTATTTGAAAACACAGTATTTTCTTAATGTAACACATTGATAAGAAGACTTATTTtcccatataaaataaaatgattgctTGGACCAATCCCTATAGATTGCACAGTCCGAAGTTTCTTCAGGTCCCTGCTCTTGAcctccccctcccccacccctttgtttttttacctcaggtttTGTCACTGGACGAATCGCAGGCCGTGGGCCGCATCAGCAAGCAGTGGACAGGCATCTTCCAAGAGGCTTTCACGGACGCTGACAATTTCGGGATCCAGTTCCCTATGGATCTGGATGTTAAGATGAAGGCTGTTCTTCTCGGAGCTTGTTTTCTCATCGTAAGCATCAAcatgtcctgtttttgttttgttttctcctgTTAAAAATGCCCTTTTCACTTTAACTCCATCTAACTGTTGTATTGCTTTGTTAGGACTTCATGTTCTTTGAGCATAAtgaataagaaaaaacaaatctgaGCCAAAAAAGGTGTGTAGGTTTTGACTGTTTCTCTGACAGAAAATTTAGatcttgtttactttttttcccattttaacTCCTGTTTCTTTTGCAGTTTTTCGCCGATGTGAGGCATCCACGCTCCGGCTCTTTAGGAAAATTAATATATACTGGATAGAAATCTCTCTTAGTAACTAATATCGACTTTATCTGGAATATAAACAAGTATGAGTTTTATGTGTTTTTGAATTCTGACCTCTAGATGGCGCCAGAGAACAAGGCTTCACAGCGACAGTCCCTCGTGTACTTGTTTTTACACGCTCTAGAGAATAAGATCAGAGGTTTTATATGAGAAATGGATGGCAATGGATTGTTTTTATTCCTGCTAGAGAGCAGTACACAAACCCGGTGTATGTCTGAAGCACCATCCTGGCCTCGTTCCTGGTTGCAGAAAACAGCAGGTGGATGCATTTGGCTTGATCAATAATGGAGAATTTGTGACTGATGCTTTACCTGACCTAGATCAGGCCATCTGTAGactcttttaaaataaataaatcaatcaatcccAGTTTACCACGTTGTCTTTCACTAGCGTTGAGATTgtggttggttggtttgttgGTGTCTATAACTGATCGTCATCAAAGACTTCTctgcaaacaaagaaaaaactatGAAATTTCTCACTACTTTACAAATTACTCAGATATACAAGACAAACCAGATCATCTTGTAGCGTTAGCATGCCCAAACTAACCAGGCTAGCTAGTGCCTAGAGTAGTTTAACCCAATTTCCTATTAGGTGaagaatatacactatattgccaaaggttttgggacagccctccgaatcattgagttcaggggttggtctcggccccttagttccagtgaaaggaactcttaatgcttcagcttcataccaagacattttggacaatttcatggtttgtgggaacagtttggggatgaccccctcctgttccaacatgactggatGAATTatagtggagactgtgagccaggccaaaactaggatgtctgcttttacatgcacatggaaTGGAATACGGagttcagcttcagcttcaactcttctgggaaggctttccacaaggtttaggagtgtgtttatgggaatttttgatcattcctctagaagcgcatttgtgaggtcagggagtctctgctctaattcatcccaaaggtgtttatggggttgagatcaggactctgtgcagttcctccacaccaaactcgctcatccatgtctttaggGATCTTTgagcactggtgtgcagtcatgttggaacaaagttgggagaaaatcaaaagttgtccaaaatatcttggtatgaagctgaagcattaagagttcctttcactggaactaaggggccgagaccaccccctgaaaaacaccacctgaattcgatgatttggaggcgtgtcccaaaacctttggcaatataatatatattagaCAATTTTGCCACTTCTAAGTGGTCAGTTAATATAATTTATGCAAATATCAATCGTTtcttattcatatttaataagTGGATTGactcaccaaaaaaaaaaagaaggcgGGTCTCATGGTGTATTTTCAAATGAGcctcaagaaaagaaaaaaaaaccgagacagagaaaaagctgaaaagccaaatattaaataatggaACAATCCCCAGCCTTGTTGTATGAAGTTGTCTTGTTGCAGGAAGATAACAAAGGCTACCTCGCCACTTGCAGTGACTCTTTTGTCGAGTCGTTGCTTAATAATGGATTGAGAGCATGCATCAAATTTTGATCTTGGTTACAGCCGGCGTCGGGATCAGGGATCAGGGATGGAGTCGTGAGTGTCGCAGCACTTCCTTCTCCGTAATAAATGCAAAATTAGATTCATACGAATAAGCAAACCCGCCCTTCAATATTCAGGGTTTGGTTCCGATCTTCTGGCGTCGGAGCAAATGATCGTGAGAAAGTTCTGAGCCGTTTTTCTGTGCATCACGGTTGTAATGAGTTGCTAATTCCATTTATTCTAGGCTGCCTGTCAGCATGCTCCGGTCTGACCTTGCAGCTTTTCAGAAGTCTAGACTGCTATGCGAAGCTGCAGCATTTGATGAAATGGAAAAATTGCACAAATGTGAAAAACGACAGCCTATtatgagtgtctgagtgaggagagagaggaggaagaagaagaagaagaagaaaaaagatcaTTACTCTAGAATTTCACAATGCATACCCCAAACGGCCTCATTTACTCCATTTTCAGCTCGCTCCATTCCTCTCCCAGGCCGTCCACACTCGGCTCTGCCGAGGAGAGAAAGTGttgccttttatttattaatcacatCGGCTAATCCGGAGTGCCCGGGCCCGTTGTACTCGAGCCTACAGCGTGGATCTGAGCCATATCAAATATGCATCAGCGTTCAAAGCCAGACCTGCTCTGCCAAACCCTCTGACAGACTCCAGGCCCTCGTTTCACCTCACACGCCGCTGTCAATCAAAAGAGCCCGTGCTCGTCCGAGACGTCAAAATCAATATCGGGGAATAAGAGCGGACTAACAAGGTTCAGGTACGATTCTTCACACCTGCTTCCACAGCACAGACCTGTAATACATAAGCAATGCACAATACACCTTAAAAAAATTACTGTCCTGTCGGAATATATTTCTTCACTGTCCATCATGTCAGGACAAACATTTCTATATGTAAGAATTAAACCAACCAAAATCAAAATTTTTTTCATTAAGAGTTCAATTTCTACCACCATTCTGTTTTTCTCCTCGAAGTCGTCCCACTCCGTCAACACTTCGTCTTCCACTTGTCATGGCATGGAAATGAACATATTCTCTTTGCTGTATTTGACAAGCAGATTCGAGTGCGAGGAAGCGTGCGCTGGATTTCCATGAAAACTAAACCATCTGTGTTTGTAAGAGCGCATCTTTAAGCTTTCCGTCACTTTTAAATACCTGGCAACGTGTTGAGAGAGGGTCGAGTGTTAAGGACTTCAACAAACGTTTCTGTTTTTGAGTGAAAAATGCTGCGTAGCAGATGCCATGGAAAGACAGAAATCTCTTCACCGCTGTCTTTGGCTTTAAGGAGTAAATCAAATACGCCTGTTAGTGTGAGGTGACTACATAAATCAGCCGGAAATCCTAAACAAATCCTAGCTAGCTTACTATGACACTTTGTACTAAAAATGAATGCTAACTGAGCTGAATTCTAGGTTGGGACACCaactgtttattaaaaaaaaccaaaaagaagaagaaaaaaagcaacTAAACTTCCTTCGAAGACTCTTCCAGTCGGCTTTAACGATACCCCAGATACTTCATTTGCGTATCTCTGTAGAGTCAGCCAACAAGGTAATTAGCCAAGTCTCTTTACAGGCGTCAGAAGCAGAATATTCTGGCACAGTTGGAGGAAAGACCCAACAAAGCGGGATCCTCCTCGGCCTCTTATATAAAGTCGCCAGATGCCCGCCTTTTGGGCGAACGCTGCGTTTTTTTTGATCCCTGGCTGAAGCCGAAGGCATCAGAAGCAGCGTCGGTGTTTGAACTGACTAATTACGCACCACTAACTGAGGAAGACTGCATTAAATCTAGATGAAAAGATGTGTACGTCCTTGACGCTAGAAAATTCCGTGCAATCTGTTACATCCACTACATATAACGATGTTTCACACTCATGATCCGGACTGTAGGAAGGAAGCCTGGATTGTTTttctatgcaaaaaaaaatcagtatgaAACGGCATTTTATATGTGTGATCTTGTCCATCATTTCAAGCCATTTGGACCCTGAAGCTTATTATTGAGTTTCACATTGTGTGAGTTTCATAAATATTAGCAGCAGAGAATTCAAATAATACTTCCATTTTGCTACTAATTCtatcaaataaaatctctttatatatatattaaagtaattaaaataTACGTAAGTTACTGAACAGCGTCCATGTCACTACACTGATTCATTTGAAACCCAGATTTAAACCATATGTGTTTTGAAATCATCCATTCCATTGGGCCACTAGGGTCACCCGAATGATGCTAATGACCAGGGCTGACTAAAGTAAGCCATTCCATTGGGTCAACATGAATCATTACATGGCCAGACGTCCCACTATGGGCCAATGTTGGACCACTAGGgtcaaaaatatttcagaagcTATTAAATCCACCATGCCATCACTGCTCCAACATCAGCTGTTCTGTTGGATCAAATCAGCCATTCCACTGGGTCAATGTTGGGCTACTAGAGTCACCAGAATTTCAGCCATGTAAAAGCACCTTGCCAGTGTTTGCCAATGTCAGCCATTTCACTGGACACAATGCCAGACATTCCACTGGGTCAATGGTGGACCACTAGACTCAACAGAATTTGAGCCCTGTTTACATCCACCTTGCCAGCACTGACCAAATTTAGCCATTCCACTGGGTCAACATGAATCATTACATGACCAGACGTTCCACTAGGCCAATGTTGGACCTCTAGGGTCAGAATCTATTAAATCCACCTTGCCAGCATTGGACCAACATCAGCTGTTCTGTTGGGCCCAACCAGCCATTCCATTGGGTCAATGTTGGGCCACTAGTGTCAACAGAATTTCAGCCATGTAAAAGCACCTTGCCAGCGTTTGCCAATGTCATCCATTTCACTGGACATGATGCCAGACATTCTGCTGGATCAATGTTGAGGCACTAGAGTCAACAGAATTTCAGCCCTGTTTAAATCCACCTTGCCAGCATTAGCCATTCCACTGGGTCAACATGAGTCGTTACATGGCCAGACATTCCATTGGGCCAATATTGGACCTCTAGGGTCAGAATCTATTAAATCCACCTTGCCATCACTGGACCAACATCAGCTGTTCTATTGGGCCAAAGCAGCCATTCCATTGGGCCGTTGCCAAATATTTAATTGGGCCGACATCAGCTATTCCACTGGGTCATTGTTGGGCCACTAGGGTCAGCAGGATTTCAAAGACTGTTAAATCCACCTTGCTGTCacgggaccaacagcatatatTTCAATTGGGCCGCCATCAGCCATTCCACTGGGCCTAAAGCCAGACCTTTCATTGGGTCAATGTTGTGCCTCCAAGATCAAAAGTATTTCAGAGGCTATTATATTCACTTTGGCATCACTGGACAAACGTCAGCCATTCCTTTTCTAAAGCCAGACATTCCATTCAGCCAGTGTTGGGCTATTAGGATCGACAGAATTTCAGAGACTATTATTTCTACTTTccactattactattactacactgaccaggcataacattatgagcagtgccaggtgaagtgaataagactgatgatctcctcatcatggcacctgttagtgggtgggatatattaggcagcaagtgaacattttgtcctcaaagttgatgttagaagcaggaaaaatggacaagcgtaaggatttgagcgagtttaatgaagggccaaattgtgatggctagaccactggatcagagcatgtccaaaaccgcagctcttgtggggtgttcccggtctgcagtggtcagtatctatcaaaactatcctttatgtcctgtacgctgcaacttacaggacttaaaggatctgctgctaacatcttggtaccagataccacagcacaccttcagggatctagtggagtccatgcctcgacgggtcagggctgttttagcagtaGAAgtgagaccaacacaatattagacaggtggtcataatgttatgcctgatcggtgtatagcaGCAATTTAAATGATCCGTAATATCCTCATAAAAACGGCTTGATTAACGTAGACGCCTGTCTGACTCCTTTTTCATCAGATAGCTCTCTACTGTTTCGGACTTTATTGTCTATTTGCATATAAACAGCGGTCTAATGGATATTGACATGTCTGGAGACTTGTCCCTGTCTGCTGTAACTCTCGACTGATTTCCTGAACCAGCCGCTCCTATTATTCTACCACCAGACCCTCAGCGCTACACAGGGACAGATATACTTCAACGCGTGGTTTGAGTCTGTGCATCGGAAATTACTGCTGTGCATCAGACCAGCCGAAATAATTTGCTTTTGAAAGCACACAGACCGACGGATGTAAACACAAGTCCCCACAAAAGCAGCCATCTCTAAAAGTatcgctgtttttttttttttttcccggtGAAGTAAAGGTAACGATTCAGTAATGAAAATAATTAACGAGGAGAGATGACCATTCTTATTCTTTCATTCCAAAGCAGATTTAAAGAAGTGTTGTTTTATCACCTCGATTTAGAGTCCAGGAGGAATGCTGTGGGAATAAAATCTAATTAGCATGCAGCTGTTGTGCGATTTGAGGTGAAATACAATTTCGGCTCCAGCATGACTAATATTAATgggatggggttttttttgttgttgttgttttttcagctaTAAAATCTCAGACACACcagctagcttgctagctagatAGCAATACCAAAGCTTGTTTGCTAACATCCTCACTTCAAATCACAAGGTGAGACAGAATGAAATTGTTAATAACTTGCATGCACACTCACCTGCTAGTCACTGGTAGCTGCTTTATTTATAGAACATGAACTTTTAACAGGAAATGTAACAGACTGCCCAGTTAGCAAACTAGCAAAATgttatcatcatcaacatataATGATGGACTAATGTTAGCAAAGTGAATTTAAAGGTGGATGAAAAACTTTTGGCCATCAACTGACTGGTTGACATTGCaccaaaagacaaaaaaaatccagacattaatCAGGTACTGAACCCAGCTGAATGGCTGACACTCGCCCACTGATGGTAAAGTGAAtagatacactgaccaggcataacattatgaccacctgcctaatattgtgttgggctcccttttgctgccgaaacagccctgacccgtcgaggcatggactccactagatccctgaaggtgtgctgtggtatctggtaccaagatgttagcagcagatcctttaagtcctgtaagttgcagcgtacaggacataaaggatagttttgatagatactgaccattgcagaccgggaacaccccacaagagctgcaattttggagatgcagtggtctagccatcacaatttgtcaaactcgctcaaatccttacacttgtccatttttcctgcttctaacatcaactgtgaggacaaaatgttgacttgctgcctaatatatcccacccactaacaggtgaaatGATGAGGAgctcatcagtcttattcacttgaATGTTGAGCCTGACCGGTGTAGAAGCCAATCATTTTGGACCAAGTGACCAAAACAAGACCACAGCAACTTGCCAACAATTCCTATTTCCCTTGTGCTTGAAGACGTCCTCAGGTTCCTAACTGTAacgaagcactgacactggagactccttccatgaatgttAAAAGCTGTACAGAAAACCTCATCTATGTgacaattttttaaatcatgcagAAGGTTTGCGCACCCTCGGATGAATCCGAtgtaaataagataaaaaatatccCATCATCCCGTTCTGAAGGTGTTATTTCCTTGGATTTATGTGCAAGCATTGCCTTTAACCTCGTTCACATTTCTTTAGCCTTCCGATCGTTCCAGTTGCGACTCTTCTCTCGTGCACTTTGACACACCGTGAGTAATATTTATCCTGAGGTCACTGGGTGACTCAGCTCtttcaacaccacacacacttaccctggCTCAtgcctctgtgtctcacacacacacac is from Hemibagrus wyckioides isolate EC202008001 linkage group LG07, SWU_Hwy_1.0, whole genome shotgun sequence and encodes:
- the LOC131356334 gene encoding phospholipid scramblase 1-like isoform X1, producing MDPAKSVAPEVQGMVMKPLGCPSGLEYLTQIDQLLIQQKLELAEIIIGWESRNKYLVKNTLGQQIFYVAEENDCCTRNCCGPIRSFVLHIEDNTGQEVIRITRPLRCDSCFCPCCLQELEVQSPPGTPIGYVVQNWHPCLPKYTIQNENKQDVLKIAGPCWTCKCCSDVNFEVLSLDESQAVGRISKQWTGIFQEAFTDADNFGIQFPMDLDVKMKAVLLGACFLIVSINMSCFCFVFSC
- the LOC131356334 gene encoding phospholipid scramblase 1-like isoform X2, which gives rise to MDPAKSVAPEVQGMVMKPLGCPSGLEYLTQIDQLLIQQKLELAEIIIGWESRNKYLVKNTLGQQIFYVAEENDCCTRNCCGPIRSFVLHIEDNTGQEVIRITRPLRCDSCFCPCCLQELEVQSPPGTPIGYVVQNWHPCLPKYTIQNENKQDVLKIAGPCWTCKCCSDVNFEVLSLDESQAVGRISKQWTGIFQEAFTDADNFGIQFPMDLDVKMKAVLLGACFLIDFMFFEHNE